The Coffea arabica cultivar ET-39 chromosome 6e, Coffea Arabica ET-39 HiFi, whole genome shotgun sequence genome contains the following window.
TTTAGCATGATTCCAGAATGAAAGGTAGTATCAATTTAGAAACACCTTTGTCAGAAGTGCCTTTCACTTTTCCAATACGAAAATAAGAAAGCAGCTTCCTACTTTTTCACTGCTTCAACTCGTAAAAGATAACGATATGATTCTCTAACTTGCCAGCGAATAGCAATTTCTTAGTATATCACGATCGTTTATatatctttaatttttttttatataaaacaGTAgctaatattattaataaattagtTAAAAATCATGCAGCACGatttgtttgacaaaaaaaattactacaTTAATGGCGCAAATATATAGATCATGTTACAGATTTAACATAATTACAAAATAAGGAAGATTACAATAATGTGAATCATAAGCCATCATATATCTCTTTAATTGCTATGTGCATTACACAGTTTAATACGTTTCAGAGTGAAAACTTAATGGAGGAGACGAAACTAAATAGTACGCAGTACTGGTCTAATTATTGTGACTGCTTTCGTTATGAACAAAAGAAGAACATGATTTGAGGTTTGACTATTTATTTGtccctttttttattattattattttggtttGATCATCTGGGCCTGCATCTTATGCATTGAATGGTGACCAATTCGACTAAGACCAGCTAGTCATTTATTTGCCTACTTGCACAAAATATGCATATTTTAGAGGAGAGTAAGAAACTTGActtattttggccaaaaaacGAAAAGGGCTAATGAAACTAAATAAATGCTGCAAGGTAGTCCAATTTATGAAACTAATACATCAGCAAGACAAAGTTAggggaaaattttcatttgataaAGAGTCTTTGCAAGTTATAATAATGTTACCCTCATGGAGAAAATTGTTATCAAGTATATAAGCAGTTGAATGAACTAAAAGTGAAGCTGATACAAGGTGGTGTGAGCCTCACACAGAACTAATTTTGATTCAATCATGAACCTCAGGAGTGGGTGGAAAACACAGGCAGGGGGGAATTAAACTGGAAAAGCTAATCGATTAATCCCCAAGCTCTAGCCTGGATCAGTCAGGTAAGATACATCCAGTGCCCAAATTTTGGCTTTTGGAGCACCATACTTGCATAAACAATTGATTTGAGATCTGGGCTCCGACAGAATCAGGGGCAGTTTGAGGTTCCTTGATGACAGTGTTGGAAAGACTTGAAACTTGAATTGTTTAAATATGTTTAAGACTGCGTATTTATCAAAATGGTTCTTGATAATCTGTCATCCTGCACTGCCACATGATGCAAGGGCAATCCTGTAAAGTCCTATAAACAGTGCTTGATGACAACGATGAATATGTTGATATGGGAATCTATTTGATAATGTCTTTAAAAGAAAGGCGTGAGGTGAAGGAGGATAAtgtattttaaataaaaagcagGCAGAGCAGCAGAGATCTCCACCATTCCTGATTGGGTTGTATTTAAAGGAAAATTATAATGTCTGTTTGGGTAAGGTTTTCCAATAAGGGGACAATGGCTATAAGGGCAAGTAATGCACTAAGCTGCCCCCACACAAATCTCAATTATTATCTTTTCCCAGTGTTTGTTTGTACATACATACATGCTAATTAGGGTTCTAGGAATGCCAATTACCATGTCtgcgtgtttttttttcttggttgtttttgtgtgttggggggggggggggtggggggaagaaaaagaggaagaagaagaagaagaatggaTATTGATCTTCATGCATGTCAATGAAATGATACACATAGAGATGAGGATCTATAGATATTATGAAGAGCTGGCATAGCTTGGCATCACTTGTCAACTTGTCTCTTTATAGCATTTGTATTGAAATCAAACAACTTGATATGGCAATTGATGCTATCTTGGACTCCCTCCACATCatatcttcatcttcatcttgatgggaacgtGAAGTGACCCTAATTGGCCTACTTCACGTTGCCTTATGGAACGTGACTCTGCATAATATTCAATTCTTCATTAAGAAGGCAGGCTGCCATGTAGTAGTCTTGACACCTTCAATATGCTCTTACATTAAAGAATCCAAGCAAAGCAAGCTCCAGAGTTGAATTGATGATAATACACTAACAAGACATCTTTACAGTCCAAGAAAGTCAACTCCAGCTAGCTGCTGCAGCTGGGATTACAAGAAAATGCTTTGGTTGGTTTCTTGTTGGGCCAGAGAGATGGTACTTGTTCAAGTTGGATCTTGAAtgtgcaacaaaaaaaaattccatgtTCTGTCAGGAAAGGTTTGAATAAGCAACACCCCCAATTAGAGTGGTGTTGTTCTGCCTATTATCCATTAGATTGAGTTCTACTCTCCATTTTTGAGATTCAGCATCAGAATGGCCTACTCGGATTGTATTTTGTTGCGTGATTATTTACATGGGCCAAACTATAAGCCCTTAAAATGTATGTCTACCCGTATGAGGGCATAGGGGCCTCCTACAAAACTCATTTGTACTCCTACTATTTCTCTCCATATATGTTAATGTTACCTAGCAagacaagagaaaaaaaaaaaaaatcactagagAGCTCCAAGATATCATGGTCCGATTCTAGAACAGATTAGTCAAAATCTAGAATTGTGATAGTTAGGATTAATTTGATATTTATACTTTTCCCTGTGCAGTGGGTACTAACCATGGGCCAAGGATGAGATGGGTATCCTTTCAAATGTTTTGTGCTCATCGGCTCCTAACCCTGAAATGTGGATCAACTGATCCATATTTCTATAAAAGGAGGGACCTATGGGCCTCCTACTTTCTATTGGGTCCTAAATTCAGTCACTATCTGTGTCTGATGTGCTTGGGCTGAATAATTGGATCATGAACTTAATTGTGTGAAGAAGGGGGTAGTGATTCCTGGGATCTGCAACTGCAAGTGAAAGGCGCAGCAGAGACTGGTCCCTAGTTTGCAAGAGGGAAGGGATAATGTTGATTACGGTCAGAGAAGTTTCTTCGCTTAGCTTCAACAGAACTCTCATTCCATTCGGATTCTCCAAGCAAAACTTCTCAAAACCCAATTCCTATTGTTACGATTGTTATAGGACCAAGGATCAGAAGAAAAACAGCTCCATTTCAGTATGTAGAGCTGCTCTTACAGTTCCAACGAAACCCGGCGCTCCTACCAAATCGTCATCGTCGAGgtaccccctttttttttttttctcttttgtctttacaaatttttgagttttttctTGTTTAGCTTTCCTGCAAATGGGTTCTCTTGATTATCCTCCACTTATGTTGTTCCATCAAATTCTTGGCTTTGCCTGCAATTTCAGCTGAAAATCAAGTTTGCTAAAATGTCATTACTCTGAACTTCAAATTTGCCTATACCTTAGTACACACTGTGACAATAAATTACCCATTACGACTTCAACAATGTCAAATCCAAAGTAAAATTTCTTCCTGGAAAATTACAGATATTATATTTTGCTTATTGCCAGTTATGAGAGACCGCTATAATCATGCATATAAGAATTTTTGATATCGTAAAGCAAGCTTTTTTTTGTTATAGCAAGGTTGTTCTATACAGCAATTTCAGCTATTCTACAAAGACCTCACAAATTCACCAGTAGTATACATGTTATGGTTTGAGGGTTGCAGATTGTGCTCAGGGATTTTACAACTGACAATCTTATTTGTATGTGTATAAACGGCTGCATTGTTTCAAGCAAGCCATTCTACTGGTAGTGGCGGATGATTAGTGGATTGaaaatttacatttttgttAGCAAGTATAGTAGCAGAATGACTACCAGTATAGTGGAATTGTAGCACTGTTGACCTTTCTGGTGGAAATGCTTAAtggagcttgaaagttgatAATTAAATTAGGTAGAATGatgcaaaatatataaaaagcCGAAAAGAATcagagattttgtaagaaactgAACTACAATGCCCTAATGACTCAAGTCTTGAATGTCATCTCTTGAAGACGATGGTAGTTAACTTGTGGAGATCTTGGCTGGATTTTGGGAAGTTTTTGTCATCTGGTGTTTATAAAGTATTCTTCCTTGGGAAGGAGTCTCCTTAGTAGAATTAATCAGTGGGAAATTAAAAGCCCATGATCAATGATCATGGCATTTAGTGTAAAATGTCCCGTTGATGGACATATGAGAATTTGCATGGGAAATTAGAATGTCCTCCATTGTTGGGTAGATGGTTTGTATACATGTCTATCTTAGACTATTACTTTCTTTTCTGATTAACTGTTAATAATCTTGATTAACTTGGTGTTGCCTGGCAGTTTGGTCATTCTGATAGTTGATTATCTTAGATGACCTCTCTTTCGACGAACATCTGATCATTACTTGTAATGTGCCACAAAGATGGCGCTATTTTGCTCAGAACATTGTCTTTGTGCTCTGTTTTTGACATTTTGTTGCTTTCAGTTTTGTCCTTAGAAATCCTATCCCTGATTGGGTTAATAATTTGAGAAAGTTTCTCCTTGGGGCTGGAAGTGTTAATATATTGGGCTATTCTTCTTCTATGAGTGATTTTTCTCTGTGAATTGGCTATGTGTTGATATGATTTGCTCATGCTGATGGTATATTTTTGTAAACCCAGCTGCGAGATTTCCTCATTTGACCCTTTGGGCATTAGTTCAGACAGATTATCAGAGCTGTATGCTGCTTGGGATAATGTTTTGGGCTTCCTTTCTCAAACATTTGAGAGTTCTTCAGGTACCAGGAAGGATAGAGCTTCGCCAAAAGGGGTGGCAGGTTTGTTCATAGTTTATAAATCTGGCATGCAATATTTAAATCACACCTGCAGCTCTTTGCCTATGATTAGGGTTCTTTAACATTGCCAGCTGCAATTGAAGACACTCGCATCGACTTTGGAGATTTCTTCAAAGGCCCATTGCcaggaaaatttctcaaactcttAGGATTTTTGGCCCTGTCACGTCTAGGAATTTATATTCCTCTCGGTGGAGTAAACCAGGAGGCTTTTGTTGGCAACTTGGACCAAAACAGCTTCTTGAGCACTTTGGATTCGTTTTCTGGAGGTGGCATTGGTCGACTTGGAATCTGCTCTCTTGGAATTGTGCCATTTATCAATGCGCAGATTGTTTTTCAGCTTCTAACTCAGATATACCCTAAGTTACAAGAACTTCAAAAAAGAGAAGGTGAAgcaggaagaaagaaaattcaACAGTACACTCGTTACGCTTCAGTTGGATTTGCCATAGTACAGGTAACATATGTACCAAAGGCGTGATTTGTTCCGCATGTATCTTTACTGATGTAATACAATTAAAATTTCTGGCACATGTCTATTGCAGGCAGTTGGACAAGTCCTATTCCTTCGCCCTTATGTCAATGACTTCAGCACTCAATGGGTTCTCTCTTCTGTTATATTGTTGACTCTTGGCTCCGTTTTTACAACGTACATTGGAGAACGGATCACTGACTTAAAACTTGGAAATGGCACATCTCTTTTAATCTTCACAAATATCATCTCTTACCTGCCAGCATCATTTGGAAGGACAGTTGCACAAGCATATCAGGATGGTAACTATGTTGGTCTTGTTGCCATCATCATTTCCTTCTTCCTTCTGGTCCTCGGCATAGTGTATGTTCAAGTAAGTGCTTACTTTTAGGAATTATTTAGCAGTTTTTTGTGTGTTTGCTTATGTGATTGAGTTGATAAAGCAATGAGTTATAACGGTTTCCCAAACAAAATCTCAGGAAGCTGAGAGAAAAATTCCAATTAATTACGCGTCCAGATATACTAGCCAAACTGGTGGACTTCAAAAATCTGCATATTTGCCCTTTAAGGTTTGTATCTTTCTTTTGCATGTTTCTTCCTAGTAATTGTGAATGTGATGGTTATACCAACTCAAACTGTAAGCCTGTTGTACGATTAACAAATTGGTAATGATATTCAAACACCCTTTTAGCTTTTCTAAATAAGCCTTTCATTTAAAGAAAGAGATGATTCTCTTGAAGTTATTACACACAGAAAAGTTAAGCTCTGCATGGAAACAAAGCCTTCTGAGGTTTGTATTCCAGCAAAGTAGATGTGCTGTTGAAGGGATTTGACAACTTCTTCATTCAACCTAAGGCCAGCCTTGACATGAATGGAAGTTCGATCTGCTCtttattttttcccctcttAATCAACCTAAGAAATAAGCCATGGTAGTTTATAGACCCCCATCTTAAAAGGATACAAACAAATTTTCCCGCGCTGTATTCTTGGTAACGCTTCAGTGTTGTATAACACTTCCAAATTTGCTCTGATGCTTCACCTCCTTGGTTGTTTGGGTATACACATACTTATGATTAGGTCTATAAACTGTAGATAACATGTAATGGTTTGCTCTTCCAGTCAATGGTATATTGTCTTGCCCTTTTAACTTTGTTTGTTCTTGCGTTGTTTTTATGTATGCAATTTAGACTACAAAGTTCTTTTTGTGTTATACATTATGAACCTGCATCACATTTATTGTACTTCTGAACCAGGTCAATAGTTCTGGAGTGATGCCAATTATCTTCTCTACATCTTCACTAGCTCTTCCTGCTACACTGGCTCGCTTCACTGGTTTAGAAGTGCTGAAAAAGGCTGCATTATCCTTGAATCCTGGGGGTAAGATGCGTAATCTAAGTTAGCCATGCAAATGCAGAGTTAGTTCACCACATTTTTAACTGCTTATCAAGTTTTTGGTTTGATTTTACGTGTATCTTGCCTATAAAACTTTACTCCTGAAAAGTTACAAAATGAATATTTTGTTATAGTTTGGTAATAGTTAGTTTTGATTGTATAGAGATTCTTCTTGTGACAAGGAAGGGAAAGAAGGTGCTTTGGAGCAAATTAGGCAAAGGGAAGAGAGAAGAAAAGTTTCAGTGTGGTACAGATATTAGCTTAATAAAGTGCTAACTTGAAGGCATATAATAAGTGTATGGAGGAGTTGCTAAATGAGTTTGATGATTAAGATTTAAAGTGAATGCTTTGGTGATTTTCTCATTATTCTAATATTCATAATCTTGTTTTAGTGGACTTGAGAGCAAAGGCAAGGGAAAAGATAAATACAGACTAGCATGtcacaaaagaagaaacaaagaaaagaaatttgttgATAATCAGCATCTGGAACAAGTTGGTTTCTGTTTCTGTTAATATATCATTCAGCTTGTGGGTGACTGACtgaacctttttcttttagGTTCTTTCTATCTCCCAACAAACATTCTTCTGATTGCCTTCTTCAACTACTATTACACTTTCCTACAGTTAGACCCAGATGATGTTAGTGAACAGTTGAAGCGACAAGGAGCTTCAATCCCACTTGTCCGTCCGGGTAAAAGTACTGCAGCATTTATAAAAACGGTAAGCTATAACCACATGCAACTTTTCATCGTTAGTTAAATCTCTTCTATTAACTGTATATTTGATTATTCAAATAGTAGTATCATGTTCTAGCAGAATTCTGACCTTGTCATTTACTAACATGTAGTGCTGAGTTAAGAAAGGAGTTGCTGAGAAATTTCATAGTCTCTTGTCGTGTAAACAGTTGTGCAAACTTTCTAAGTGATTAGTCAATTGAAAACTAAGAAACCTGAAAAAGTGCTTTATCCAGTTGAATGGTCGAATTATTTTTTGCTAATTTGGTTAGTATTCATTTTTACATCCTTTGAAGATCACCATAACCAACACTTCTTGTACATCCTTCAAGCATGTTTAATATAGAGATAAGTTTAAGCATATCTAATGAGAATTATTTTTGTGTTCTTGTAAACCAAATTTGATACTGCTTGAGGGAAACTAAAAGGTTTTCTCAGAAATTCTTAATGATGTTTAGATTTTTGCATAAATATAATGAACAATGATGGAAAAGGAGGGTAAAACAGTACTATGCGTTGTTCTAGCTGAAAGCTTAGTTGGTTGGCAGACAACCAAGAATGATCTCAAAATTTGCCAGCATTTTTATCTGGCCATATGTATAAGCATAAAGTACAGATTACTGTAAGACaccagaaaatgaaaattaaattttCATAGTACAACTCTTTCCCGATAACTTGTACCTCTGGTGATTCAAAGGTGGCAGATTTACCCCATCAGTGAACATAATATGGGTTAAGTTATCCTATTGCTGAGGTCATTGTCGATTTTGTGATTCCTGCACACAAATTATAGTATGTTGTGTCTCTGTCTTGCACAAGGTTTTGATAGCATCTCTATTGAGTCAGAAAAAAACTAATTGATGTAAATTTGTCCCTTACCATCAAATTCTCAGGTCCTCAGCCGGATATCAGTTCTTGGTTCaggatttttggcaattttagcCGCCGGTCCTGCTGTGATTGAACAAACAACAAATCTGACTGCCTTTCGAGGATTTGCAGGAACGTCAGTTCTCATCCTTGTTGGTTGTGCTACAGACACTGCAAGAAAAGTTCAAGCAGAAATAATCTCGCAAAAGTATAGGGACATTGAGATCTATGACATTGGCAAGTACTGATTATAAGAGAACAGTCAGAGCACAGCTGGTAAATGCTGCAGATATTTGCATCTTAAAAGTCAGAATACAGTTACAGTAATTAGAGTTTCAACTGAAGAGTTCATTCGTTGTGTCTATGTATATTCTTGCTCGGCCGATGGATAAATTTTCCTTTAAAGCTTTTTCCCATGGATCTTCATTATTGTGCTTGACGAGAAGAGAAGCCCTTGAACATGTAAAATAGTACGTAGTATTGGCGTATAGTTGCCACATCAACATTACAGAAAATTTGATTTCTAAAGTTCTATTGGATTTTAAGAGAGTATAGAGATTGAAGACCTGTGAACAGAATTACCGCTCTCATTCGAGAGCAAATGACACCTGGTAATTTATGATCATAAAACCAAAGCTACTCGTTACTTGTGGGGAAAAAAGTCTTGTGGGAAGCAGCGTGCAAAGTTGGGGAGTAATTTGATTACTTCAACTAATGtctagctaaaaaaaaaaaaaaaaaaaactaatgtcTAGCTAAAATTAGTGAAGACTAAGCTGTGAAATATACAACAAATGACACTTTTCTGGAGATATCAAGTTTTCTATAATTGAAAATGTTACTAGCGTTTTTGGAAACTCCAGATGCATAATTCTCCAGGGCTGTTCAGCGTTACTAGTGATTTTGTGGGAAGGTAACACAGCACCGCATGATCATATGCTAAAGTCTATTATGTAAACTATTATCACTTATCACTTAAATTTCATACAATGCATACATGTTAAGTCTACACTTCTTGCCAGACGCAAAAACCAATGTCAGGCATGCAGTTACAAGACCGATGGCAGCTCAGTATTCCTCCATTTTGCACCAAAATATTCTAATGAGATTTTTACATCAGTTTGAGCAACAAAGCCAACGATCACATTGAAGCACTATACTTAAACGTCCTTATGCACCAGGGTGGTGGAAACCAGATTATGGACCTCAAACTGGGATATTTCCATCTTATGCAAACATCTGTATGTGTCTGCCTTCGGCATAAACTCTTGCTGGCATAAATATCTAACAGCTGATGACACGCTAATCTTCAAGCTCAGCCGAAAAGTCAGGTTCTTCGGGTTTCTGTAATTTAGGCAATCCTCCACCTTTAAGCTTCTGAGCTCCTCTCCTTGTGCTTGCAGCAAATCTTGAGGCTAATATTGTAACTCCAAGGTGTGATTTTGCTGGATTGGAGTTTGAATTGGCGGCCGaatcaccttgttcctcttCGTGCTCATTTTCATCTTCTGTCCTTCCATCTAGAGCAAAGGATTCCATTGCAAGAAGATCTTTTGCCATCATCCTCCTCTTATGTCGTCTCCAAGCAGCCTGTATGAAGCAGGCAGCCCATCTTCTCCAGTGGTGAGAGTAGAACCGGAATGTATGCTGTAACTTCTTGCTATGAAGTCGTCTAAACTGATTAGCAACAAACTTGAGATCTTCAGCTCGCAATGCAAAGGCCTCTACTTCGATAAGTGCTCTAACTGTCCTAGTTGAAGAGGGCAAGTTGATAGTTGACTTAGGAAGTAAAGCCCAAGCAAGTAGCTCCTCCCCACAAAAATCTCCAGGCCCCAATGAAATGGTATTGAAAAAACCAGTCCGTCCCCCATTTGTAGTTGAACTCTCAAGTCGCCCTCTGATAATGAAGAGCATCTCTGTCACAGGGTCACCCTCCCGTACAATGTAAGTACCCTCGGTGCTCAAGGAGGAGACTAGACGTTCACATATTGCATCAAGCAACTGATCATCCATCTGGGAAAAGAATGGGACCTAATATACAATACAAGGAAAAACACAGAGAAAAGGGTAGATTAGCTGGAGCAGAAGTATTTGACATGGATAATTTAAACGAACACAAAGAATGCCCTATGACATGAATGGAAGGATTAGGGGACGTGACCTGTCCTGGACAGGCATATTTGTACTAACCAACCATGAATGGCTTAATTATTTTACAGTTTAGAAGTTAATCATGAGATGATAAAAGACATAAACTTGACGGGAAACTAGTGATTGAGGATTATGCAAACTAACTCTttaaaacattttatctctTCTCTAAGGCTGCTTTTAACTCATCTCTAAATCTAAATGCTTTTCAACTGGACTGCAGTAGCAAATTATGGAGCACATAGTTTCTTCCTATATAATGGCTTAATCCCACACCTTTTATAGTTTAACAAATTAAGTTTTCGAAGGAACCTTACACGCCGAACAAGGTCCAAGCAGAGGTGGCGCTGGATGTCACGACGAAGATCAGCAGGTAAGCCACGCAGTGTAGCTTCTTCATCTACTCCTCGAGTTGCAACCCACTTATATTGAACAAATCGTCTGACACGCTGTCTAAGATCTTCAGGGAGTTGACGATGTCTCATCCACTCTTCAGTGTCTCTTCGCTTGAGTCTCCATTCCTCAAGACGTACTGTCAACGACTGCAGATATGTCTGCATGAAGAAAGatcaattattcaatttacTTTCCAACACAAAATAGATAGAAATAATGAAAAGCAGGAATTCCGGTTGCTAGTTATTTGTTCATTTACCATCGATATTAACCAGCATTGAGTTGATTTTCTGGACTAGTTATCAGATATTAGGATCTCTTCCAAGTGTATTATCCTATTAGTCTATCTAGACTAAGACTTATGCTCGAGCTATAGATGCCAATTCTACGCGAACCAGCTCAGCCAGAAAACATCTAATGCACAGCCTTCTGTATGTTTCAAAACATCAGAAACTAAAGTAAAAGCCTACCAGTACATACACCAAATTCCAATCACAAGAATTATGCAGAACACCTTGTCAAACATCAAGACTTTGACTGTGTTTCCAAAGTTCAAGAATCAGCATCCATACAAGTGTAACCAAACCAAGAACCAAAACCATTTTATACAATAATTTAAGATTTTATACGATTATTTAAGAAAATATTAGGCTATGTCCTCAAAAATTCATGTCTGAAGGATCACCATCTCGCATGTCAAGGTAAACTTTAGTGTGTTAAGTAAAATGAGAGAACAGCGTTTAACATGATAAGATAGTT
Protein-coding sequences here:
- the LOC113697248 gene encoding preprotein translocase subunit SECY, chloroplastic-like, producing the protein MLITVREVSSLSFNRTLIPFGFSKQNFSKPNSYCYDCYRTKDQKKNSSISVCRAALTVPTKPGAPTKSSSSSCEISSFDPLGISSDRLSELYAAWDNVLGFLSQTFESSSGTRKDRASPKGVAAAIEDTRIDFGDFFKGPLPGKFLKLLGFLALSRLGIYIPLGGVNQEAFVGNLDQNSFLSTLDSFSGGGIGRLGICSLGIVPFINAQIVFQLLTQIYPKLQELQKREGEAGRKKIQQYTRYASVGFAIVQAVGQVLFLRPYVNDFSTQWVLSSVILLTLGSVFTTYIGERITDLKLGNGTSLLIFTNIISYLPASFGRTVAQAYQDGNYVGLVAIIISFFLLVLGIVYVQEAERKIPINYASRYTSQTGGLQKSAYLPFKVNSSGVMPIIFSTSSLALPATLARFTGLEVLKKAALSLNPGGSFYLPTNILLIAFFNYYYTFLQLDPDDVSEQLKRQGASIPLVRPGKSTAAFIKTVLSRISVLGSGFLAILAAGPAVIEQTTNLTAFRGFAGTSVLILVGCATDTARKVQAEIISQKYRDIEIYDIGKY